The Natrinema salaciae genome includes a window with the following:
- a CDS encoding HD domain-containing protein, which yields MTTQYLDVCDALPGEHPRPQMFREIEQNMEDWIGADSSGHDLDHARRVFNIGVRLANQKNADIDIVGAAALTHDIHRSMGEDGEYTHPRESLSAVRSVLEATSFPDEKRSSVLHCVEVHEEYEFNGDDNPAETIEARLVQDADNLDAIGAVGIARNFAFTGVIGNRLWAPDTEENSGLGHVSEKLFHLKDELNTDEAREIAEGRHQFLVEFSERLKKEWIGKL from the coding sequence ATGACCACACAATATCTCGACGTGTGCGACGCGCTCCCCGGAGAACACCCTCGCCCCCAGATGTTTCGGGAGATCGAGCAGAACATGGAGGACTGGATAGGCGCAGACTCGTCAGGCCACGACCTCGATCACGCGAGACGCGTATTCAACATCGGCGTTCGGTTGGCCAATCAGAAGAACGCCGATATCGATATCGTCGGGGCTGCGGCTCTCACCCACGATATCCATAGATCCATGGGTGAAGACGGCGAGTACACCCATCCCAGAGAGTCGTTATCAGCGGTTCGATCCGTACTCGAGGCAACTTCGTTCCCGGACGAGAAGCGGTCGTCGGTACTCCACTGCGTCGAGGTTCACGAGGAGTACGAGTTCAACGGAGACGACAATCCGGCAGAAACGATAGAGGCCCGTCTCGTGCAGGACGCGGACAACCTCGATGCCATTGGGGCGGTTGGGATCGCGAGGAACTTCGCGTTCACTGGCGTGATCGGTAACCGGCTTTGGGCTCCGGATACCGAGGAGAACTCTGGACTCGGTCACGTTAGCGAGAAGCTATTTCACCTCAAAGATGAGTTGAACACCGACGAAGCCAGGGAGATCGCTGAGGGACGCCACCAGTTCCTGGTGGAATTCAGCGAACGCCTCAAAAAGGAGTGGATAGGGAAGCTGTGA
- a CDS encoding mandelate racemase/muconate lactonizing enzyme family protein, with protein sequence MGVDYSQLHDPNAEYTMRDLSAETMQVTRDRGDGRDVEITDIQTTMVDGNFPWTLVRIYTDAGIVGTGEAYWGAGAPELIERMTPFLQGENPLDIDRLTEHLVQKMSGEGSIGGVTVTAISGIEVALHDLAGKILEVPAYQLLGGKYRDEVRVYCDCHTEEEADPIACADEAERVVEELGYDALKFDLDVPSGHEKDRANRHLRKPEIEHKASIVEAVTEQVGSRADVAFDCHWTFSGGSAKRLAQRVEEYDVWWLEDPVPPENHDVQREVTQSTSTPITVGENVYRKHGQRRLIEEQAVDIIAPDMPKVGGMRETRKIADLADMYYMPVAMHNVASPVATVASAHVGASISNSLAVEYHSYELGWWEDLVEEDVIEEGYIEIPEEPGLGVTLDMDAVEEHMVEGEELFDEA encoded by the coding sequence ATGGGAGTCGATTACTCACAGCTACACGACCCGAACGCCGAGTACACGATGCGAGACCTCTCGGCGGAGACGATGCAGGTCACCCGCGACCGCGGCGACGGCCGGGACGTCGAGATCACCGACATTCAGACCACGATGGTCGACGGGAACTTCCCGTGGACGCTGGTCAGGATCTACACCGACGCGGGAATCGTCGGTACCGGCGAAGCCTACTGGGGCGCGGGCGCACCAGAACTGATCGAGCGGATGACGCCGTTCCTGCAGGGCGAGAACCCGCTGGACATCGATCGGCTAACCGAACACCTCGTCCAGAAGATGTCGGGCGAGGGCTCGATCGGCGGCGTCACGGTCACTGCGATTTCGGGCATCGAGGTCGCGTTGCACGACCTGGCCGGGAAGATCCTCGAGGTGCCGGCCTACCAGCTCCTCGGGGGCAAGTACCGCGACGAGGTCCGCGTCTACTGTGACTGTCACACCGAGGAGGAGGCCGACCCGATCGCCTGCGCCGACGAGGCCGAGCGCGTCGTCGAGGAACTCGGGTACGACGCCCTGAAGTTCGACCTCGACGTGCCCAGCGGTCACGAGAAGGACCGCGCGAACCGCCACCTCCGCAAACCGGAAATCGAGCACAAGGCATCGATCGTCGAAGCGGTCACCGAGCAGGTCGGCTCGCGGGCCGACGTCGCCTTCGACTGTCACTGGACCTTCTCCGGCGGCAGCGCGAAGCGCCTCGCGCAGCGCGTAGAGGAGTACGACGTCTGGTGGCTCGAAGACCCCGTCCCGCCGGAGAACCACGACGTCCAGCGGGAGGTCACGCAGTCGACGTCGACGCCGATCACCGTCGGTGAGAACGTCTACCGGAAACACGGCCAGCGCCGCCTGATCGAGGAGCAGGCCGTCGACATTATCGCGCCGGACATGCCCAAGGTCGGCGGCATGCGCGAGACGCGAAAGATCGCCGATCTCGCGGACATGTACTACATGCCGGTCGCGATGCACAACGTCGCGTCGCCCGTGGCGACGGTCGCGAGCGCTCACGTCGGCGCGTCGATCTCGAACTCGCTGGCGGTCGAGTACCACTCCTACGAGCTCGGCTGGTGGGAGGACCTCGTCGAGGAGGACGTCATCGAGGAGGGGTACATCGAGATCCCCGAAGAACCCGGTCTCGGCGTGACCCTCGACATGGACGCCGTCGAGGAGCACATGGTCGAGGGCGAGGAGCTGTTCGACGAGGCATAA
- a CDS encoding alanyl-tRNA editing protein: MTGQRAAAEPYATRFETEVTSIDGRRVWLERSHFYGASGGQPADRGTIGDIAVTDVQFADGEPVHVLAEEPSFRPGHRVLCSVDWSFRMYCMRAHTAGHILVGAARRLLDDSADGGLEIGPETVRVDLETGATVDDETLIELDELVNRVVWESRPVSWDDVPVAEARDRDGISFDAEVHDAAVEKGRVRVVTIEDENDRRNGNALAGTNGAANPWDVTACSGTHVRNTREIGPVTVLGRSRPAEETHRIEFAVGPQAIDRRTVEKRAAFAATSALDVDLEDVTDELERA; this comes from the coding sequence ATGACCGGGCAACGGGCGGCAGCGGAGCCGTACGCCACGCGGTTCGAGACCGAAGTGACGTCGATCGACGGCCGACGGGTCTGGCTCGAGCGCAGTCACTTCTACGGTGCGAGCGGCGGACAGCCGGCCGATCGCGGGACGATCGGCGATATCGCAGTTACGGACGTGCAGTTCGCCGACGGCGAACCGGTCCACGTGCTGGCCGAGGAGCCGTCGTTTCGACCGGGTCACCGCGTTCTCTGTTCGGTCGACTGGTCGTTCCGGATGTACTGTATGCGGGCCCACACCGCCGGCCACATCCTCGTCGGCGCGGCGCGACGGCTCCTCGACGACTCGGCGGACGGCGGCCTCGAGATCGGACCGGAGACGGTCAGGGTGGATCTCGAGACCGGCGCGACCGTCGACGACGAGACCCTGATCGAACTGGACGAACTGGTCAATCGCGTGGTCTGGGAGTCGCGGCCGGTCTCGTGGGACGACGTTCCCGTCGCCGAGGCGCGCGATCGCGACGGGATCAGCTTCGACGCCGAGGTTCACGACGCGGCCGTCGAAAAGGGCCGCGTCCGCGTCGTCACGATCGAAGACGAAAACGACAGGCGAAACGGGAACGCCCTCGCCGGGACGAACGGCGCGGCGAATCCGTGGGACGTAACCGCCTGTAGCGGGACCCACGTCCGGAACACCCGCGAGATCGGTCCCGTCACGGTGCTCGGCCGCTCGAGGCCCGCCGAGGAAACCCACCGAATCGAGTTCGCCGTCGGCCCGCAGGCGATCGACCGACGGACCGTCGAGAAGCGGGCCGCCTTCGCCGCGACGTCGGCGCTGGACGTCGATCTCGAGGACGTGACGGACGAACTCGAGCGCGCGTGA
- a CDS encoding helix-turn-helix domain-containing protein: MAKYSTGSSGGGGGTNCELCGAESNSLTLASVAGAELEVCPDCAPHDDSETHGGDRNRNRSEQDAGSNDGPSRKQKAAQNVAKANPVWDGDSEHWESEGTNYDDDPLPYLVSDYGEVLVEARRDAGLQREELADELGAPETDILAVEQGRATQAGVGGGLIEALEERLGVTLAE, from the coding sequence ATGGCCAAATACTCGACCGGTTCGTCCGGCGGCGGTGGCGGGACGAACTGCGAACTCTGCGGTGCCGAGAGCAACTCGCTCACGCTCGCATCGGTCGCCGGAGCCGAGCTCGAGGTCTGTCCGGACTGTGCGCCCCACGACGATTCCGAGACGCACGGCGGCGACCGGAATCGGAACCGGAGCGAGCAGGACGCAGGGTCGAACGACGGACCGAGCCGCAAGCAGAAGGCGGCCCAGAACGTCGCGAAAGCGAACCCGGTCTGGGACGGCGATTCCGAACACTGGGAGAGCGAGGGGACCAACTACGACGACGACCCGCTCCCGTACCTCGTCTCCGACTACGGCGAGGTGCTCGTCGAGGCCCGGCGAGACGCCGGGCTCCAACGCGAGGAACTCGCCGACGAGCTCGGCGCACCGGAGACGGACATCCTCGCGGTCGAACAGGGACGCGCCACGCAGGCCGGCGTCGGCGGCGGCCTGATCGAGGCGCTCGAGGAGCGCCTGGGCGTCACCCTCGCGGAGTGA
- a CDS encoding hydroxyacid dehydrogenase, with protein sequence MAENEWTVLLPAEIHPAGPESIADIATTVSRDEYETREQLLADADRFDAVITRIEPIDREFIDEASRLRIIAKHGVGYDNIDIDAATENGVLVSNTPGVNSCAVAEHAITLLLAVRRELLRADRAVRAGRGDGYEVVTDEFGTDTVGLYGYGDIGSEVASLCSGLGMDCLVYDPYVDGSELSNYATNVDTTATLFERSDAVSVHAPLTAETRRDISRRELELLSPSGILINTARAEIVDRNALVSSLETGSIAGVGLDVFADGPPSQDHPLFEYENVVLTPHIGAQTTDALTQMSVESATDVRSAYDGRVPETSLNSGEVP encoded by the coding sequence ATGGCGGAGAACGAGTGGACCGTGTTGCTTCCCGCAGAGATCCATCCGGCAGGGCCGGAATCCATCGCCGATATCGCGACGACGGTGAGCCGAGACGAGTACGAGACTCGCGAACAGCTACTGGCCGACGCGGATCGGTTCGATGCAGTGATCACGCGCATCGAACCGATCGACCGCGAGTTCATCGACGAGGCGTCCCGGCTCCGGATCATCGCCAAACACGGCGTCGGCTACGACAATATCGACATCGACGCCGCGACCGAAAACGGTGTCCTCGTCTCGAACACGCCCGGCGTCAATTCGTGCGCGGTCGCCGAACACGCGATCACGCTCCTGCTGGCGGTGAGACGGGAGCTTCTCCGGGCCGACCGGGCCGTCCGGGCGGGACGCGGGGACGGATACGAGGTCGTCACCGACGAGTTCGGGACCGATACCGTCGGGCTGTACGGCTACGGCGATATCGGGTCCGAGGTCGCGAGCCTGTGTTCCGGCCTCGGTATGGACTGTCTCGTCTACGATCCGTACGTCGACGGGAGCGAGCTATCGAATTACGCCACGAACGTCGACACGACCGCCACGCTGTTCGAGCGGTCCGATGCCGTCTCCGTCCACGCGCCCCTGACAGCCGAAACCCGACGTGACATCTCCAGGAGGGAACTGGAGCTGTTGTCTCCGTCCGGGATACTCATCAACACGGCGAGAGCCGAAATCGTCGACCGAAACGCGCTCGTCTCGTCGCTCGAGACCGGCTCGATCGCCGGTGTCGGTCTCGACGTGTTCGCCGACGGACCGCCGTCGCAGGATCATCCGCTCTTCGAGTACGAGAACGTCGTTCTGACCCCCCACATCGGGGCCCAGACGACCGACGCGCTCACACAGATGAGCGTCGAATCGGCCACCGACGTCCGGTCGGCGTACGACGGACGGGTCCCGGAAACGTCACTCAACAGCGGTGAGGTTCCGTAG